A stretch of DNA from Curtobacterium sp. MCBD17_035:
AACACGATGACGACGATGCGCTTGACCGGCAGACCCGACAGGCGCGCGGCCTCCGCGTTCCCGCCGACGGCGTACATCGAGCGGCCGAGGACGGTGCGGTTGAGGATGAACGAGGCGACGAGCGCCGCGAGGACGAGCACGATGATCGGCACGGGGACGGGCCCGATGTCGCCGCCGAGGAACGACACCTGCGGCGAGGTCGGCACGGGGTTGCCGTCGGAGATCACGAGGGTCAGGCCGCGGGCGACGCTGAGCATCGCGAGGGTGGCGATGAACGAGGGCAGCTTGCCGTAGGCGCCGGCGAGGCCGTTCACGACCCCGGCGAGCAGGCCGGCGACGAGGCCGCCGAGCAGGGCGAGCCAGCCCGGGAGGCCCGCGGTGCTGAAGAACCAGCCGGACACCATCGCGGACAGTGCGGCCACGGAGCCGACCGAGAGGTCGATCCCGCCGGCCACGATGACGAACGTGACGCCGAACGCGAGCACCGCGACGGTCGAGACCTGGATGCCGATGTTGATGATGTTGCGGCCGGTGAGGAAGTCCGGTGTCGCGATGAACAGGGCGATGCAGAGGACGACGAGGCCGACCAGCGCCCCGTTGTCGGCGAGGAACTTCTTGAAGGAGAAGGACCGCGCGGGGGCCTTCACGGTGGTCGTTGACATGCGACGGGTGCTTTCTGATGGGTACTGCGCTGTACGCGTGGGGGGAGGAGCGACCGTCCGCTCGGGGCGGTCGTGGCGGGGCGTGGTGGGGCCGTGCCCCGGGAGTCAGACGGTCTCGACGTCGCGGGCGGCGAGGTTCATGACGCGGTCCTCGGTCGCCTCGGCTCCGGGGATCTCGCCGGCGATGCGGCCGTCCCGCATGACGAGCACGCGGTCGCTCATGCCGAGCACCTCGGGTAGCTCGCTCGACACCATGACGACCGCGCCGCCCGCCGCCGTGATCGTGTTGATGAGCTCGTAGATCTCGACCTTCGCGCCGACGTCGACGCCGCGGGTGGGTTCGTCGAGCAACAGCACGCTCGACCCGGCGAGGATCCACCGACCGAACACGGCCTTCTGCTGGTTCCCGCCGGACAGCGAGCCGATCGGCTGGCCGATGTCGTGCATCCGGATCCGCAGCCGGTTCGCGACCTCCTCGGCCCGGCGCTTCTGCCCGGCGAAGTCGACGAGGCCACCGCGCGCGGTGGAGGCGAGGGTCGCGTACCCGAGGTTGTCGTTGACGGACGCACCGAGGACGAGGCCCTGTGCCTTCCGGTCCTCGGGGACGTGTCCGATGCCCGCGCGGACCGCTGCCGCGATGCTCTTCTTCGGCAGCACCTGACCGCGGACGCGGACCGTTCCCGAGTCGTAGCCGTCGGCGCCCGCGATGGCACGGACGAGCTCGGTGCGCCCGGCGCCGACGAGGCCCGCGACGCCGACGATCTCGCCGGCGCGCACGGAGAAGCTGACGTCCTCGAAGCGACCGGCCGAGGTCAGGTGCTCGACCTGGAGCACCTCGGACGCGGTGTCGATCACCGCGGTACCCGAGGGGTACTGCTCCTCGATGCTCCGGCCGACCATGAGCCCGACGAGTTCCTGCTCGGGCGTGGTGGCCGGCACCTCGGCGACGAAGTGTCCGTCCCGGAGCACGGCGACCGTGTCCCCGATCTCGGCGATCTCGTCGAGATGGTGGCTGATGAACAGCATGCCGACGCCGCGGGCGCGGAGGTCCGCGACGACGCGGAAGAGCGCCTCGGTCTCGTGGCGGGTCAGCGCGGCGGTGGGTTCGTCGAGGATCAGGATCCGGGCCTCCTGGCTGAGCGCCTTCGCGATCTCGACCAGCTGCTGCCGCGCGATGCCCAGGCTCGACACCGGTGTCATGACGTCGACGTCGAGACCGATGGTGGCGAGCGCCGCCTCGGCCTGACGACGGAGTGCCTTCCGGTCGACCAGGCCGAACCGGGTCGGGATCCGGCCCATCATCACGTTCTCCGCGACGCTGAGCGACCCGACCAGGTTGAGCTCCTGGTGGATCGTGGCGATGCCGAGCTCCTCGGCCGCGGTCACGGACGGAATCGCGACCTCGCGGCCGTCGACGAGGATGCGACCGCCGTCGGGCTGGTGGATGCCGGACATCATCTTGATGAGCGTCGACTTGCCGGCGCCGTTCTCGCCGAGCAGCACCTGCACCTTCCCGGCGTGCACCTCGAGGGTGACGTCGGTGATGACCTGGACCGGTCCGAACGACTTGCTGACGCGATCGAGCGTCATGAGTGGCTGCGGGGACATGTCAGTTCCTCCCGGGACGGGACGGTTCGTCGGCGGAGCGCGACGATGCGGTCTGCCGATCGGTGGCGATGGGGTCGGCCGACGAGGCCCGGACGATGAGCTCGCTCGGCAGGCGGACGGAGGCGGGGTGGTTGCCGGCGATGACGTCGAGCAGGAGTTCGACGGCGACGCGGCCCATGTCCTCGACGTTGTGGGCGACGACGCTGAGCGCCGGTTCGAGCAGCGAGAACCACTCGATGTCGTCGAACGCGACGAGGGCGATGTCGACACCGATGCGGAGGCCGAGCCGGTTCAGGATCGCGATCGCGCCGACCGCCATGAGGCTGTCCGCGGCGAAGATCGCGGTCGGCGGCTCATCGAGGGCGAGGAGCGTGCTCACCCCTGCGGAGCCGGACGCGGCCTGGAAGTCACCGAACACGACGAGGTCCGGGTCGGCGCTCACCCCCGCCGTGGTGATCGCGTCCTGGTAGGCCTCGAACCGCTCGCGACCGGTGGAGACGCTCTGCGGGCCGGCGATGTAGCCGATGCGGGTGTGCCCGAGGGCGGCCAGGTGCTCGACCGTCTGGCGGATGCCCGTGCTGCTGTCCGTCGTGACGGTCGGCACGTCGATGCCGGGGACGACGCGGTCGACGAACACCGTCGGGATGCCCCGGTCGACCAGCTGCTGGACCGTCTCGGTGTCGTCACCCTGCGGCGCCACGATCACGCCGTCCACCCGCCGGGCGATGAGGGTGTCGAGGTACCGGTTCTGCTGCTCGGCACGCTCGTTCGCGTTGCCGAGCATGGTCACGTACCCGGTCTCGAGCGCGGCCTGCTCGACGGTGTGCGCGAGGTCCGCGAAGAACGGGTTCCGCACGTCCGAGACGAGGAGGCCGATGGTGTCCGTGCGGGTGGAGCGGAGCGCCCGGGCCTGCAGGTTCGGCCGGAAGTCGAGGTCGCGCGCGGCCTGTTCCACGAGCCGACGGGAGTCCTCGGACGTCGCCGGGTTGCCCGAGAGCACCCGCGACGCGGTCGCCGCCGAGACGCCGGCGCGCGCGGCGACGTCCTTGATGGTGACGGTGTTCATCGGTGAGCACTCCGTTGGGCGAGTTGTGGAATCGATTCCATGGGATCGATTCCACGACTGTACGGGGAGCGCCGCGGAGATGTCAAATGAGTCGGCGCGGATGGACCTCGACGCGCGCGACGGCCTGGCGCCCCGCCCCGTTCAGACCGGCCCGATCAGGCCAGGCCGGCCCCGCCCCGCCCCCGTGCGGCCCAGCGCCGCCCGGGTCGGCCGGACCGGACCGGACCGGACCGGACCGCGCCGCGCCGCGCCGGGCCGGGCCGCGCCGCGCCGGGCCGGGCCGCGCCGCGCCGGGCCGGGCCGGGCCGGAGCGTGATCGGCTACGGCACGAGCACGATCTTGCCGCGCGCGTGACCCTGCTCGAGCTCCGCGTAGGCGTCCTGCACGGCGTCGAGCGGGTACGTGGCGACGATCGGCACCGTGATCGTGCCGTCGGCGGCCTGGCCCGCGAGTTCGGCGAGGACCTCTTGGGACGCGGCGTCGACGCTCCCGTCGGTCTTCGCCCCGACCTCGGCCGCGGCCTCGTACGCGATGATCGTCTCGATGCGCGCCGCGGGGATCCCGAGCGCGATGCCCAGCCGCACGTACTCCGGCCCGTGCGTGTCGATGAGCGCGTCGATGCCGTTCGTACCCGCCTGCCGCACCCGGTCCTCCAGGCCGTCCCCGTACGCCACCGGACGCGCGCCGACCGAGCGGAGCCACTCGTGGTTCGCCTCGGACGCGACGGCGATGACGTCGACGCCCTTCGCCACGAGGAGCTGCGTCACGATGCCGCCGACGCCACCCGCCGCGGACGAGACGACGACGGTCTCGCCCGGGTGGGGGTCGACGGCCCGCACGGCGGCGTACGCGGTCGTCGCGGCGACGTCGAGCGCGCCTGCGATCTCCCACGACAGGCGCCGCGGCTTGGCGACGAGTTGCCCCTCGGGGACGCTGACGAACTCGGCCTGGCTCGACCGCTCCCACGACCACCCGAGGACCTCGTCCCCGACGGCCCACTGCGTGACGTCCTCGCCGATCGCCGCGACCACGCCCGCCAGGTCGGTGCCCTGTCCGGACGGGAACGTCGCCGGGAACTGCTCCGCCATCGCGCCCTGCCGGATCGCTGCCTCGCCGGGGTTCGTGCCCGCGGCGCGGACGCGGACGAGCACGCGGTCACCCGTGACCTCGGGCACCGGGACCTCGTCGACCCGGAGGACCGAGCGGTCGCCGTACGCGTCGAAGCTCACCGCCCGCATGGTCGTGGGCAGGTCGGCGTCACGGGTCGTGGTGGGGGTGTGGGTGTCTGGCGTGGAGTCGGTCACGCGGGGGACGCTACCCCGCGCTCCCCCGCCGCTTCTCCGCTTCTCCGCGAGATCGCAGTCGTTGCCGTTCTGGGTTGTGCCAGAACGACAACAGCTGCGATCTCGCAAGTGTCCCGGGTGCGGGTGCGGGGGGTCAGCGCCCGAGCGTCACCGCCCCGCTGACGTGCAGGTAGTCGAACGTGCTCGTGAACCCGGAGGCCCCGAGCGAGATGAGCCCGATCCGCGGGTGCGCCCCGAGATCGGCCGTCCACGTGCCGCCCTTGACGAAGTGCCGCCCGTCGACGCTCGTGTACGCGGTGTAGGCGCTCTTCCCCTCGACCGTGTGGTGCACGATCCGGAGCGTCGTCCAGTCGCCGACCGGACCGACCACCATGTTCCCGTAGTTCGGGGCGCCCGCCGGCTGCGGGGTGACCTCCTTGCCGAACTCGGTCTGCCGGGTGTCGTAGATCGAGTTGGACACGAGGCGGATGTAGTTGCCGTCGTCCCCGTACACGATGAGACCGCCCTGCGCGTAGTTCACGCCATCGCCGGTCGCGGGCGTGTCCACCGACACCTTCGTCTCGACCACGTAGTCACCGGCCGGCGCGGGCTCCGTGAGCACCGAGGCGAGCGGCGTCGCCGGCGGGTGCAGGTCCGCGGCCTGCGTCTGCCAGCGGAACGCACCGCCGCTCACGGAGTACGTCGACGGGTCCGGCTGCCGCGTCCACGCGAGCGACGACGGGAGGCTCGTCCCGGCGAAGTCGGTCGAGGCCGCCCGGACGGGACGGCCGGGCACGGTGACCGGCGCGAGGGTCGGCCGGTAGGTGGGCCGCTCCCCCGGCTGCGCCACGGGCCCGGCCTCACGCTGATCGGACGGTCCGGCACCCCCGCGGACGGTCGGCCAGCCGTTCACCCAGTCGAGCGGGTCGATGAGCGCCGGTCGCTTCGTGTACGTCGGCTGGCCCGCGTAGTACGGGTCGTTCTGGTCGACCGCGTGGTAGATGATCCAGTCCTGCCCGGCGAAGTCGGTGACGACCGTGTTGTGCCCGGTGCCCACCCAGCGGTTGCCGTTCTGCGCGAGGAGGGGCGTGCCTCCAACCCGGGTGCTGAGGATCGAGACGCCGTCCTGGTCGAGGAACGGGCCGAGCGGACTGCGGGACCGCGCGACGAACACGCCGTACCCGGTGAGGGCACCGTTGCAGCAGTTCGTGGCGGAGCCCATGAAGTACCACCAGCCGTCGTGCTGGGTGATGTACGTACCCTCGTACCGGTTGTCGATCGCGATCGGCTGTTCGGTGGCGGGCAGCGACCGGAGGCCGTCAGCCGTCAGCTGCCGGACGTTGACGCCGCCGTAGTAACTGCCGAAGTACAGGTACGTCGCGCCGTTGGCGGTGACCACCTCGGGGTCGAACTCCCAACGCTTCCCCTGACCGTTCGCGGCCTCCTGCGGGGCGACCACCGGGCCTCCTGAATCGGTCCACGGTCCGGTCGGGCTCGTGCTCGTCGCGACGCCGACGGCCGACCCGCCGCCGGTTGCCGCGGTCGCGGTCGGCGTGTCCGACGCGGCGTAGTACATGAAGTACGTGCCGGGACGCCCGTGGGCGCCCGCGCGGTACACGACGTCGGGGGCCCAGATCCCGTTCGCTGCACCGACCCAGGCCGGCTTCGTCGTGAACGCGTCACCGACGTACGTCCAGTGCGTCAGGTCCGTGGAGCGGTAGGTCGGGACGGTGTGCTGTACGAGCGATCCGTCGGCGTTCGTCTCGGTCGCGGTGAGCGCGTCCGACGTGCAGTACAGGTACCAGTTCCGGTCGCGCCCGGCGCCGTGGATGGCGGTCGGGTCGGCGCAGCTCGCGGCCGTCTGGCCGTCCGGGAGGCGCAGGGCCATCGGGTTCTGGTAGCTCGCGGGCGTCGCCGGGCCGCGATGCGCGGGGACGGCGACGGTCCGCGGTGGGGCCGCGGCCGGTGCCGCCATGGCCGGGAGGGACAGGGCCGGGGCCCCGATGAGCGTTGCGGCCGCGATCACGGTCGCCAGGATTCGGCGCACGGTTGCTTCTCTCTCGTCGTTGAGGAGTGGTGGCGTTCACGCTACCCACGACCCCGCTCGCCGTCCACCGTCGCGGAGCAGGACGTCAGGCGCAGCGCTTGCACGGAACGCGCACGCTGTCTACCCCTGTTCGCGGGCCAGGATAACCCTTATTGTTTGAGCATCACTCGCACGAATGCGGCGTCAGCTGACGACAGGGCGTCAGCGCCGCATCGGCCAGGGACCCGAGGAACGACATGAGCCGATACGAGATGCAACCCGGTGTGGCACCCGCCCAGATCCGCTTCTTCCGCAAGGCGGCGGCCGTTCCGCCGCGACGGCCCACCGGTACGACCGAGGACACCGTCCGGTACGAGGACTTCTTCCGCAACGGATCCCCGATGCGGCGGCGGAACGCGGCCTGAGGGCGCGCATCGGCGGGGCCGGGACGGTCACTCGCGGGGAGCGGGACGGTCACTCGCGCGGAGCGGGACGGTCACTCGCCGGGGAGCGACAGCTTCGATCCGCTGGGACCACGACCGGTGGGCCGACGCGGTGGTGCGACCTCCGGCAGCGGCGGCAGGGCCTCGGCGCGGCGTCGGGCGAGCTCCATGCGGCCGAGTCCGGTCACCGCGGCGATGAACGTCGAGGACTGGAGCAGCCCGAGACCGAGCGGTGTGAACAAGGAGAAGGCGAACCGCCCCTCGAGACCAACGGCGGCCACGCCGAGCCACACGAGTGCCCATGCGGCCGGGAGCCACAGTGTCCGGGCAGCGCTCAGGACGAGCCCGTCGCGCGCACGCTCGGCGGCGGCGATCACCAGGTCGCGGTCCTCCGGGGCCATCGCCGGTGGCCGCGGGGCGAACTGTCGGGCGATGCGTTCCTGGCGGCGCCAGTTGCCCGATGGGATGAACGCCCAGAGCGGTGGCGACGCGAGCGACAGGCGGTGGGACGCGGCGGCGCCCGAACCGAACGCGGCCGCGATGAGCACCAGGCCGACGACCACCAGCGGGGCCGGCGTCGTCGCCCAGTGCCAGACGATCTCGGTCAGCGAGGCTGCCGTCCCGACCGCCGTGGCCACGCTGCCGGCGATGATCGTGCGCCGTCGACGGACCTCGACGCTCACGAGCTCGGGGTACCTCGCGCGGACGATCACCCACCCGGTGCGGAACGGAGCGTCGGCCATGCACACGATCCTGGCCTGCTCGCTGACGTGACGTGCGGGCCGCATGCGGCGAGACCGGTACGACCGGTTGTACTCACCCCATGAAGACCGCGATCTCGGTTCCGGACAGCGACTTCGAACACTTCGAGCGCGTTGCAGCGCAACTTGATGACGCAGGTCGCGGCGGGCATCCGGCTCGTCCTGGGCATCTGACCGCGACGACGGCCCTGCGAGCGGATGGGCTGCCCGACGCTCAGCGCACTGGAGGCCCCCACCCGACCGCATCGAGCACCGCGGTGGCAACCCTCCCGGGGTCGTCGCCGTCGACCGACACCACGTGATCGTGGACGTCAGCACCGTCGAGGACCGCGTCGAGCTCCTCCGCGCGGTCGAGGTGCCAGTCGCGCTCCGCTCCGGGCGCGTGCCGCACGAGCAGTCGCCGTCGGAGTTCGCCGGCCGTCACCACCAGCCGACAGGTGACGATCGTCTCGGCGACGGCCTCCTCGAGCGCGCTCCGGTCCTCCACGGTCTCCGCGACGCCCGCGAGCACGAGCCGCTCGGCACCGGCGTCCCACGCGTTCCGCGCCACCGCCGCGAGGTTCCGCGCGAGGAGCGCTCCGTTGAACCGGTCGTCCGGCGGTGCGGGCCACACGCGACGGAGGGCGTCGAGATCCACCACCGCATGCGGTAGCCCCCGCTCGCGGAGCAGTGCACCGACCGCGTCGGCCGTGGTCGTCTTGCCCGCGCCGACCGTGCCGTTGAGCAGCAGGACCCGCGGAGGGACCCGTTGCGCGGTCGAGCCCGGGGCGGTCATGGCGGCAGCTTACGGACGGGCGCGTCACCGCAGGAGCAGGATCGACCCGTGCAGAGATCGTTGAGCAGCTACGCGGCCATCGGTGACAGTTTTGCCGAGGGGATGGGTGACGAACGGCCGGACGGCACTCCTCGCGGGTGGGCGGACCTCGTCGCCCAGGGGATCGCGGCGGCGGCGGCCGGCCCGGTCACGTACGCCAACCTCGCCATCCGCGGCCGACTGCTCGCGCCCCTGCTCGACGAGCAGCTCGAGCCGGCCATCGCACTCCGTCCCGACCTGCTGAGCATCAGCGGCGGGAACAACGACCTCATCCGCGCCCGCGTCTCGGTTGCTGCGGTCACCGCCCGGCTCGAGGCCGCGATCGACCGTGCGGTGGCCTCCGGCGCCGAGGTCGTGTTCGTCACGGTGGCGAACATGACGCGGAACCTGCCGGCCGGGCGCCTCGTCGAGGGGCGCGGCAACCAGTTCGCGAGCGCGATCCGGCAGTGGGCCAGCAAGGACCACGTGACCGTGGTGGACAACTGGACGGACGAGGAACTGATGGAGCCGCGCTACTGGTCACCGGACAAACTGCACCTCAACGCCCTCGGGCATCGGCGGGTGGCGGGCAACGTGCTGGCCGCACTGGAGGTTCCCCTCCCCCCGTTCCCGGAGGAGCTCCCACCGGAGGTGGTGCGGCAGTCGCGCGCCGCCTACTGGCGCGAACACGTGCTGCCCTGGATCGGCCGCCGTCTCACCGGCCGCTCGTCGGGCGACGGCCGGGAGCCCAAGCGGGCGACCCTCCAGCCGGTGGACCTCCCCTGGAGCTCCCGCACGCCGTGACGGAGCACGGCTGCGTCGGGCGGTCGCTCCAGATCGCACTCGTCGCCGTTGTGGAGGCGCCCAGAACGGCAACGAGTGCGATCTCGCGGAAGGGGGGAGGCCGGGCGCCGGGGCCGGGCGCCCGGGGCCGGGGGTCAGGCCACGACCACGCACCGCGTACGTTCGGACTGGTTCCGGCCCTCCCGGTCGGACGGACCGCGGGCTGCCCGCGCAGGAGGAACACACCATGAAGGTCGTCGTCACTGGTTCCCGGGGCAAGGTCGGACGCCCCACCGTCCAGGCGTTCGTCGACGCGGGGCACGAGGTGCTCGGCGTCGACCTCGTCCGCCCGGTGTTCGACGCCGGGGTCGTCGTCCCCGGGAGGTACGTGCAGGCGGACCTCACCGACGCGGGCTCCGCGTACGCCGTGGTCGCCGGTGCGGACGCCGTCGTGCACGTCGCCGCGATCCCGCAGCCGACCGGCAACCCGCCACACGTGGTGTTCCAGACGAACCTGATGTCGACGTTCAACCTGATCGAGGCCGCGGTGCAGTTCGGCGTCCGCCGGTTCGTCAACGTGTCGAGCGAGAGCATCGTCGGGAACTTCTTCCCCGAACGGCCGTTCCTGCCCGACTACCTGCCGGTCGACGAGGACCACCCGCAGTACCCGCAGGACCCGTACGCGCTGTCGAAGGCGTTCGGCGAGCAGCTCATGGACGCCGCGGTGCGTCGTTCCGACATCCGCGCGATCTCGATCCGGCCGAGCACCGTGCACAACGAGGACAACTACGAGTCGAACCTCGGTCCGCAGGTGCGCGAGCCGTCCCGGACGAGCGCGAACTTCGGCAGCTACATCGACGCCGAGGACCTGGCGGATGCCCTGGTGCTCGCGGCCGAGTCCGACCTGCCCGGGCACGAGGTGTTCTACATCGCTGCGGCCGACAACGCCGGGGGGCACGACTTCGCCGCCACGCTGCGCGAGCACCACGGCGACGCGATCGAGCTCCGCGAACTCGACCGTGTCGACGCGTCGGGGATCTCGATCGCGAAGGCGCGGCGACTTCTCGGCTGGAGCCCGAAGCGCTCGTGGCGCGACCACCTCGACGAGCAGGGGCACGCGCTCCCGGGCGCGAGGCCCGACGCGGCGTGACGCGTGGTCGCTGCTACATTGTGCTACGTGCAGACCATCACACATCGAGAGATGCGGAACAACAGCGGCGAACTCCTGCGGCGCGTGGAAGGCGGGGAGTCGGTGCAGATCAGCAACCACGGCCGCGTCGTCGCCGTGATCCAGCCCGTTGACGACGGCCTGGCCGCGCTCGCGGAGCGAGGGCAGGCTCGCCTCGCGCGCACTCCGGTCACCGCACTGGCGGGCATCCGACGCACGACCTCGACGGCCACCACGAAGGACATCATCGAGGACAGCAGGGGTCGCTGGTGACGACCGCCTACCTCGACACGTCGGCTGCGATGAAGCTCGTGGTCTCGGAGGCGGAGTCCGAGGCGCTCGTGGCCGAGATCAGCGGCTCGTCCCGTCACCTCGCTGCGTCGTGGCTGCTCCACACCGAGCTCCACTGCGCGGCCGGTCGGAATCCGACCAACGTGGGTCTCGACGCCGTCGGGCAGGTCCTCGACGCGGTCACGCTGGTCGATGTCACTCGTGGCGACCTCCTGGTCGCCGGCACACATGCTCCCCTGCGCTCGAACGACGCCATCCACTTGGCGACCGCGCTCCGACTCGGCGTCGACGAGATGATCACCTACGACGTGGAGCTGGCTCGGGCAGCGGCGGACGCAGGTCTGGTCGTGACCGCACCGGGGTCCGCTCGTCCCTGACGCTTCGCGTCCGACGGCTACCCCGCCGAGCCGGACTCCCCGACGGAGGCCGCGAACTCCGCCAACTCCTCCAGGTTCGCGACCTCGCACGTGCGGCGGCCCTCCTCGATGTCGTGGATCATCGCGACGATCCGGTCGAACACCGGCCCCTGGATGTCCTTGTGCACCTCGTCGACCTCGGTCTTGCGCTTGCGCACCATGAGGTCTCGGTAGATGCCGCTGCGGGCCTTGGCGCTCTTGCGGTTGAACGCGGCGAGCCGGTCGAGCGACCCGTCGAGGTCGTCGGGCACGAAGCCGTCGAACGACTCGACGGGGACGGGTGCCTGGTCGATGGCCTCCTGCGCCACGGCCGTCATGAGCGCCCGGTACGGCGGCAGCGACAGGGAGTCCGCGATCGTCAGGTCGGACACCGCGCCGGCCCAGAGCATCGCGCCGTAGGCCTCCTTGCCCCACAGGTAACCGAGCACGTTCTCGGTCGGCAGTGCGTACGGCAGGCTGTCCGCGAGCAGGCCGACCCGTGGCGTGGTCGGTCCGCCGCCGATCTCGCCGATCCGGAACGTCGCGACGTTGCCCTGCAGGATGCGGCCCGGGCCGAGGTAGTCGGCACCGAAGTTGACGAAGCTCGACACGACCCGGTCCGCGCCGACGGCGGCCTGCAGGGTGTCGGCGGTCAGGCCGTTCTGCACCGTCAGGACGAACCCGTCGGAGGCGAGCCGTCCCTCCAGGAGCGCCGCGGCGGACGCCGTGTGCAGGCTCTTCACCGCGACGATCGCGTGCTCGATCGTGTCGGGCAGGTCCTCGGGCGTGACGGCCGGAACGTGCGCGGTGAACTCCTCGACGGGCCCCTCGATGTGCAGGCCGTCGTCGTTGATCGCGGCGACGTGTGCCGTGTCGGCGTCGCAGAGCAGGACGTCGTGTCCGGCGCGGTGCATCCGAGCCCCGATGGTGCCGCCGATCGCG
This window harbors:
- a CDS encoding ABC transporter permease, which gives rise to MSTTTVKAPARSFSFKKFLADNGALVGLVVLCIALFIATPDFLTGRNIINIGIQVSTVAVLAFGVTFVIVAGGIDLSVGSVAALSAMVSGWFFSTAGLPGWLALLGGLVAGLLAGVVNGLAGAYGKLPSFIATLAMLSVARGLTLVISDGNPVPTSPQVSFLGGDIGPVPVPIIVLVLAALVASFILNRTVLGRSMYAVGGNAEAARLSGLPVKRIVVIVFGLSGLFAALAGLLLAGRLDSAQPQAASGYELDAIASVVIGGASLAGGVGRISGTFIGALVLVVIRNGLNLLNVSSFWQQVVIGLVIALAVGVDVLRRKTRSS
- a CDS encoding sugar ABC transporter ATP-binding protein, with protein sequence MSPQPLMTLDRVSKSFGPVQVITDVTLEVHAGKVQVLLGENGAGKSTLIKMMSGIHQPDGGRILVDGREVAIPSVTAAEELGIATIHQELNLVGSLSVAENVMMGRIPTRFGLVDRKALRRQAEAALATIGLDVDVMTPVSSLGIARQQLVEIAKALSQEARILILDEPTAALTRHETEALFRVVADLRARGVGMLFISHHLDEIAEIGDTVAVLRDGHFVAEVPATTPEQELVGLMVGRSIEEQYPSGTAVIDTASEVLQVEHLTSAGRFEDVSFSVRAGEIVGVAGLVGAGRTELVRAIAGADGYDSGTVRVRGQVLPKKSIAAAVRAGIGHVPEDRKAQGLVLGASVNDNLGYATLASTARGGLVDFAGQKRRAEEVANRLRIRMHDIGQPIGSLSGGNQQKAVFGRWILAGSSVLLLDEPTRGVDVGAKVEIYELINTITAAGGAVVMVSSELPEVLGMSDRVLVMRDGRIAGEIPGAEATEDRVMNLAARDVETV
- a CDS encoding LacI family DNA-binding transcriptional regulator — its product is MNTVTIKDVAARAGVSAATASRVLSGNPATSEDSRRLVEQAARDLDFRPNLQARALRSTRTDTIGLLVSDVRNPFFADLAHTVEQAALETGYVTMLGNANERAEQQNRYLDTLIARRVDGVIVAPQGDDTETVQQLVDRGIPTVFVDRVVPGIDVPTVTTDSSTGIRQTVEHLAALGHTRIGYIAGPQSVSTGRERFEAYQDAITTAGVSADPDLVVFGDFQAASGSAGVSTLLALDEPPTAIFAADSLMAVGAIAILNRLGLRIGVDIALVAFDDIEWFSLLEPALSVVAHNVEDMGRVAVELLLDVIAGNHPASVRLPSELIVRASSADPIATDRQTASSRSADEPSRPGRN
- a CDS encoding NADP-dependent oxidoreductase, which produces MTDSTPDTHTPTTTRDADLPTTMRAVSFDAYGDRSVLRVDEVPVPEVTGDRVLVRVRAAGTNPGEAAIRQGAMAEQFPATFPSGQGTDLAGVVAAIGEDVTQWAVGDEVLGWSWERSSQAEFVSVPEGQLVAKPRRLSWEIAGALDVAATTAYAAVRAVDPHPGETVVVSSAAGGVGGIVTQLLVAKGVDVIAVASEANHEWLRSVGARPVAYGDGLEDRVRQAGTNGIDALIDTHGPEYVRLGIALGIPAARIETIIAYEAAAEVGAKTDGSVDAASQEVLAELAGQAADGTITVPIVATYPLDAVQDAYAELEQGHARGKIVLVP
- a CDS encoding family 43 glycosylhydrolase, whose amino-acid sequence is MRRILATVIAAATLIGAPALSLPAMAAPAAAPPRTVAVPAHRGPATPASYQNPMALRLPDGQTAASCADPTAIHGAGRDRNWYLYCTSDALTATETNADGSLVQHTVPTYRSTDLTHWTYVGDAFTTKPAWVGAANGIWAPDVVYRAGAHGRPGTYFMYYAASDTPTATAATGGGSAVGVATSTSPTGPWTDSGGPVVAPQEAANGQGKRWEFDPEVVTANGATYLYFGSYYGGVNVRQLTADGLRSLPATEQPIAIDNRYEGTYITQHDGWWYFMGSATNCCNGALTGYGVFVARSRSPLGPFLDQDGVSILSTRVGGTPLLAQNGNRWVGTGHNTVVTDFAGQDWIIYHAVDQNDPYYAGQPTYTKRPALIDPLDWVNGWPTVRGGAGPSDQREAGPVAQPGERPTYRPTLAPVTVPGRPVRAASTDFAGTSLPSSLAWTRQPDPSTYSVSGGAFRWQTQAADLHPPATPLASVLTEPAPAGDYVVETKVSVDTPATGDGVNYAQGGLIVYGDDGNYIRLVSNSIYDTRQTEFGKEVTPQPAGAPNYGNMVVGPVGDWTTLRIVHHTVEGKSAYTAYTSVDGRHFVKGGTWTADLGAHPRIGLISLGASGFTSTFDYLHVSGAVTLGR
- a CDS encoding zeta toxin family protein, whose translation is MTAPGSTAQRVPPRVLLLNGTVGAGKTTTADAVGALLRERGLPHAVVDLDALRRVWPAPPDDRFNGALLARNLAAVARNAWDAGAERLVLAGVAETVEDRSALEEAVAETIVTCRLVVTAGELRRRLLVRHAPGAERDWHLDRAEELDAVLDGADVHDHVVSVDGDDPGRVATAVLDAVGWGPPVR
- a CDS encoding SGNH/GDSL hydrolase family protein, producing the protein MQRSLSSYAAIGDSFAEGMGDERPDGTPRGWADLVAQGIAAAAAGPVTYANLAIRGRLLAPLLDEQLEPAIALRPDLLSISGGNNDLIRARVSVAAVTARLEAAIDRAVASGAEVVFVTVANMTRNLPAGRLVEGRGNQFASAIRQWASKDHVTVVDNWTDEELMEPRYWSPDKLHLNALGHRRVAGNVLAALEVPLPPFPEELPPEVVRQSRAAYWREHVLPWIGRRLTGRSSGDGREPKRATLQPVDLPWSSRTP
- a CDS encoding NAD(P)-dependent oxidoreductase gives rise to the protein MKVVVTGSRGKVGRPTVQAFVDAGHEVLGVDLVRPVFDAGVVVPGRYVQADLTDAGSAYAVVAGADAVVHVAAIPQPTGNPPHVVFQTNLMSTFNLIEAAVQFGVRRFVNVSSESIVGNFFPERPFLPDYLPVDEDHPQYPQDPYALSKAFGEQLMDAAVRRSDIRAISIRPSTVHNEDNYESNLGPQVREPSRTSANFGSYIDAEDLADALVLAAESDLPGHEVFYIAAADNAGGHDFAATLREHHGDAIELRELDRVDASGISIAKARRLLGWSPKRSWRDHLDEQGHALPGARPDAA
- a CDS encoding type II toxin-antitoxin system prevent-host-death family antitoxin; the protein is MQTITHREMRNNSGELLRRVEGGESVQISNHGRVVAVIQPVDDGLAALAERGQARLARTPVTALAGIRRTTSTATTKDIIEDSRGRW
- a CDS encoding type II toxin-antitoxin system VapC family toxin; this translates as MTTAYLDTSAAMKLVVSEAESEALVAEISGSSRHLAASWLLHTELHCAAGRNPTNVGLDAVGQVLDAVTLVDVTRGDLLVAGTHAPLRSNDAIHLATALRLGVDEMITYDVELARAAADAGLVVTAPGSARP